A genomic window from Gossypium hirsutum isolate 1008001.06 chromosome D12, Gossypium_hirsutum_v2.1, whole genome shotgun sequence includes:
- the LOC107942825 gene encoding brassinosteroid-responsive RING protein 1: MAIDFIFYRLQKLHQLFQDHDRDYADIDDNNDELRPLPSQVPVPFTAHVVSNLIKAKLPVVEFSRWRLRGDIDDPSADCAICLACVEGSDEIRELGNCSHLYHRECIDGWVDQGHERCPLCWLKLLPCEAAAAADEGGEVKGVYDPWRLERMAYLFGEDY; the protein is encoded by the coding sequence ATGgcaatagattttattttttatcgaCTCCAAAAACTCCACCAGCTATTTCAAGACCACGACCGAGACTATGCCGATATCGATGACAACAATGATGAATTACGACCGTTACCGTCTCAGGTTCCGGTGCCGTTCACGGCCCATGTCGTGTCGAATTTGATAAAGGCTAAGCTCCCTGTCGTCGAATTCAGCAGGTGGAGATTACGAGGCGATATCGACGATCCGTCAGCTGATTGTGCGATATGCTTGGCGTGCGTAGAGGGGAGTGATGAAATAAGGGAGCTGGGCAATTGCAGTCACTTGTATCATAGAGAGTGCATTGATGGGTGGGTCGATCAGGGTCATGAGAGATGTCCTTTGTGCTGGCTTAAGCTACTGCCATGCgaagctgctgctgctgctgatgAAGGTGGGGAAGTAAAGGGTGTATATGATCCATGGAGGTTGGAAAGAATGGCCTATCTGTTTGGTGAAGATTATtaa